A segment of the Bacillus sp. es.034 genome:
GCGGATGCAAAAGTATCGGACGGGGAAGTCAAAAAGCTCCAAAGCAATGAAGAACTTTCTGAAGAAGATGTGAACAAAAAAGTGTATCAGATGAGGCTCGACCGGATTACCGAGAAAGAGCTTGATTCCCTCACTGAAAATGACCTTGAGATCATCGCCATTTATCGTGAGTTCTCCAGTGGCTATGCGCTGAATCCTCAGATTGTGAAGAATGAAGGAGTCACTCCGGAAGAATTCGCAACGGTCAGTGAGCATCTGAGTGAACTTCCAGGTGTCAACACGACGACGGATTGGAAGCGTTCCTACGTATTTGATGATACGTTACGGACCATTTTAGGGAACGTGTCCTCTTCAAGGGAAGGATTGCCAAAGAATTTGGTGGATTCCTATTTAGCTCAGGATTATAACCGGAATGATCGCGTAGGTAAGAGCTATGTGGAACTTGAATATGAAGATGTCCTTCAAGGACAAAAGGAACAGATCAAGAACGTCACCAAAGGCGGGAGTGTGCTCGAATCCGTCCTTGTTCAAGAAGGACAGCGAGGCAAGGATATCGTCCTTACCATCGATATGGAACTTCAGCGGGAAGTCGAAAAAATAATCGAAGAAGAATTAAGCAAACAGATTGTCCACCGGAACGCATCTCCGGATCTTGACCGGGCATATGTTGTCATGATTGACCCGAATACCGGGGAGATCCTGGCGATGGCTGGTAAACAATATGTCAAGAACCCTGAAACGGGCAAATACGAAATGCGGGATGCTGCACTGGGAACCTTTACATCTTCCTATGAAGTAGGTTCTGTTGTGAAAGGTGCAACGGTATTAACGGGATATATGACCGGGAAATTGACGCCGGGTGAGGTTTTGATTGATGAACCGTTAAGGATCAAAGGGACTAATCCGAAAACATCCTGGTTCAATAAATACCAGCAAATCCCGATGACCGATTTATACGCATTGGAGAAGTCTTCCAACGCCTACATGTGGAAGGTTGCCTTGAAAATTGCCGGTGGCCGGTATATACCGAATGAGCCGATTGTAAACAATCCTGCAGCGTTCGATGTGTTCAGGAATCACTACGCTCAATTTGGTTTAGGTGTCCCGACAGGCATCGACCTGCCCGGTGAATCTGCCGGTCTTACAGGAACCAAAACAGATCCCGGGTTCTTACTGGACTTGGCGATCGGTCAGTTTGATACGTACACTACCATGCAGCTGGCACAATATGTTTCCACCATCGCCAACGATGGTTACCGTGTACAGCCTCATATTATGAAGGAAATAAGGGAACCGACCAACGAAAAG
Coding sequences within it:
- a CDS encoding penicillin-binding protein 2, with the protein product MKKNKRKRKTHVPVRMNLLFFAVFLLFSLLVLRLGLVQIVNGESYKKEVERTEDVVVNTGVPRGKMYDRYGNVIVDNIPLNAITYTRANNTKIDEMIEVASRLSRFIEKDTGDVTERDKKDYWIIKHPEAADAKVSDGEVKKLQSNEELSEEDVNKKVYQMRLDRITEKELDSLTENDLEIIAIYREFSSGYALNPQIVKNEGVTPEEFATVSEHLSELPGVNTTTDWKRSYVFDDTLRTILGNVSSSREGLPKNLVDSYLAQDYNRNDRVGKSYVELEYEDVLQGQKEQIKNVTKGGSVLESVLVQEGQRGKDIVLTIDMELQREVEKIIEEELSKQIVHRNASPDLDRAYVVMIDPNTGEILAMAGKQYVKNPETGKYEMRDAALGTFTSSYEVGSVVKGATVLTGYMTGKLTPGEVLIDEPLRIKGTNPKTSWFNKYQQIPMTDLYALEKSSNAYMWKVALKIAGGRYIPNEPIVNNPAAFDVFRNHYAQFGLGVPTGIDLPGESAGLTGTKTDPGFLLDLAIGQFDTYTTMQLAQYVSTIANDGYRVQPHIMKEIREPTNEKESLGPILFEKETNVLNRIDATQEQIEHVQKGFYRVYHNPEGTGYLFHDAPYNAAGKSGTAETYIDGELSYNTTLIGYAPYDNPEVAYATVVPASHIQASGVADPYVNKYISRRVMDKYFELKKKRAEEEKDPTSVNKKVENAEEAEEQMQKEREQNN